Proteins co-encoded in one Spirosoma endbachense genomic window:
- the lpxD gene encoding UDP-3-O-(3-hydroxymyristoyl)glucosamine N-acyltransferase, protein MEFTVKQIATLLGGEVAGNDTLAITKLAKIEEGRPGDISFLSNLKYEPHLYTTQASAVIVDRSFQPRKPVEAALIFVENSYSAFTRLLEEYHQRMSFARVGVEQPAFAGDGAQFGEQVYRGAFSYVGRNCRIGHNVKIYPHAYIGDNVRIGDNTIIHTGARILDNCIIGQYCVIHPNAVIGSEGFGFAPQPDGTYKTIPQLGNVILEDFVNVGSNTTIDCATMGSTIIRQGVKLDNLIQIGHNVEIGKNTVIAAQTGISGSTKIGENCTIAGQVGFAGHLTIANGTKVGAQSGVGKNVYEEGTALNSSPAFGLKESMRSLAVFRRLPDLERRLTYLEKKTEK, encoded by the coding sequence ATGGAGTTTACAGTCAAGCAGATTGCCACGTTACTGGGAGGTGAGGTAGCCGGGAATGATACACTGGCCATTACTAAATTAGCTAAAATAGAGGAAGGCCGGCCCGGTGATATTTCGTTTTTGTCGAACCTCAAATACGAACCGCATCTCTACACAACGCAGGCATCGGCGGTGATTGTTGATCGTTCGTTTCAGCCTCGAAAACCCGTTGAGGCAGCGCTTATCTTTGTCGAAAATTCGTACTCGGCCTTCACGCGTCTCCTTGAAGAGTATCACCAGCGAATGAGCTTTGCGCGCGTTGGCGTAGAGCAGCCCGCATTTGCCGGTGATGGTGCCCAGTTTGGTGAACAGGTTTACCGGGGAGCGTTTTCTTACGTTGGGCGAAACTGCCGCATTGGACACAACGTTAAGATTTATCCCCATGCCTACATCGGCGATAATGTCCGCATTGGCGATAATACAATTATTCATACTGGCGCTCGCATACTGGACAATTGCATTATCGGGCAGTATTGCGTTATTCATCCAAACGCTGTAATTGGCAGCGAAGGATTTGGCTTTGCACCCCAGCCCGATGGTACGTATAAAACCATCCCGCAGCTTGGCAATGTCATTCTGGAGGACTTTGTCAATGTGGGCTCCAATACCACAATAGACTGTGCCACAATGGGGTCGACCATTATCCGGCAAGGGGTTAAACTAGATAACCTGATCCAGATTGGCCACAATGTTGAAATTGGTAAAAACACGGTAATAGCCGCGCAAACTGGCATTTCTGGCTCGACGAAAATCGGCGAAAATTGTACAATTGCCGGTCAGGTGGGCTTTGCCGGCCACCTCACTATTGCCAATGGTACTAAAGTGGGTGCACAGTCGGGCGTCGGTAAAAATGTGTATGAAGAAGGGACGGCCCTCAACAGTTCTCCCGCTTTTGGACTAAAAGAAAGCATGCGTTCACTGGCCGTTTTCAGGCGCTTACCAGACCTGGAACGACGACTGACTTATTTGGAAAAGAAAACAGAAAAATAG
- a CDS encoding bifunctional UDP-3-O-[3-hydroxymyristoyl] N-acetylglucosamine deacetylase/3-hydroxyacyl-ACP dehydratase produces MNTKQQTIQKAVSVSGVGLHTGVSATMTFLPAPTNHGYKFQRIDLPGQPIVDADVDNVVDLSRGTTIEQSGARIHTVEHTLAALVGLQLDNVLIQLDGPEPPIMDGSSIQFINALQEAGIEEQNATRNYFEVNEYVHYKNSEKDIELAALPLNDYRLTVMVDYNSRVISSQHAYLNDISQFPEQIASSRTFVFLHELEALFKQNLIKGGDLTNAIVIVDRDVEDGELDYLADLLHKPKVSVNRREGILNNTQLHYPNEMARHKLLDVVGDLALIGRPIKAQILAARPGHAANVAFAKKIKKLIQKNAANQVPHYDPKQPPVLDINRISQLLPHRYPFQMIDKIIALDENSVVGIKNVTMNEPFFPGHFPGNPVMPGVMQLEAMAQTGGILVLSTVPDPENYWPYLIGIENCRFRRNVLPGDTVIFRCEFTSPMKRGIVKMQGRGYVNTNLVCEADMIASLVKKK; encoded by the coding sequence ATGAATACCAAACAACAGACGATTCAAAAAGCCGTTTCGGTATCAGGTGTAGGCTTGCATACGGGCGTTTCGGCTACGATGACATTCCTTCCCGCTCCGACTAATCACGGCTATAAATTTCAACGCATTGACTTGCCTGGGCAGCCTATCGTCGATGCCGATGTCGACAATGTAGTCGACCTGTCACGCGGCACGACCATTGAACAGAGTGGAGCGCGCATTCATACGGTCGAACATACACTGGCTGCATTGGTCGGTTTACAGCTAGACAATGTGCTGATTCAACTGGATGGGCCAGAGCCACCAATTATGGATGGTTCGTCGATTCAATTTATCAATGCACTTCAGGAAGCTGGAATCGAAGAGCAGAACGCAACACGTAACTACTTCGAAGTCAATGAGTATGTTCATTATAAGAACTCCGAAAAAGATATCGAACTGGCTGCGCTTCCGCTCAATGATTACCGACTGACGGTGATGGTTGATTATAATTCGCGGGTGATCAGCAGCCAGCATGCTTACCTGAACGACATTAGCCAGTTTCCTGAACAGATTGCCAGCTCCCGAACATTTGTCTTTCTGCATGAGCTGGAAGCCTTATTCAAACAGAATCTGATTAAAGGGGGCGACCTGACCAATGCCATTGTTATTGTAGACCGCGATGTTGAAGATGGCGAACTGGACTACCTGGCCGATCTGCTTCACAAACCCAAGGTCAGCGTGAATCGGCGGGAGGGTATTCTGAATAATACGCAGTTGCATTACCCGAACGAAATGGCTCGCCATAAACTGCTGGACGTGGTTGGTGATCTGGCTCTGATTGGTCGGCCTATCAAAGCACAGATTCTGGCGGCTCGCCCTGGACACGCGGCTAATGTCGCTTTTGCCAAAAAAATCAAGAAACTCATCCAGAAAAACGCGGCTAACCAGGTACCTCATTACGATCCCAAGCAGCCACCTGTTCTGGACATCAATCGTATATCGCAGTTATTGCCGCACCGCTACCCATTCCAGATGATCGATAAGATTATTGCGCTGGATGAAAATAGCGTAGTGGGTATCAAGAACGTGACAATGAATGAGCCATTCTTCCCTGGCCATTTTCCGGGCAATCCGGTAATGCCGGGTGTAATGCAACTCGAAGCAATGGCGCAAACAGGTGGTATTCTGGTTCTTAGCACGGTGCCTGATCCAGAAAACTACTGGCCTTACCTGATCGGTATTGAGAATTGCCGTTTCCGTCGCAACGTTTTGCCAGGGGATACCGTAATCTTTAGATGTGAATTTACGTCACCAATGAAGCGGGGAATCGTAAAAATGCAAGGACGTGGTTATGTGAACACCAATCTCGTTTGCGAAGCCGATATGATTGCCAGTCTTGTCAAAAAGAAATAG
- a CDS encoding aldo/keto reductase: MQTRKLGNSGLEVSALGLGCMGMSFGYGPAKDTKEMISLIHAAVEQGVTFFDTAEVYGPFTNEELVGEALEPFKGNVVIATKFGFNFQDGKQVGLNSRPSTIRAVAEASMKRLRVDAIDLFYQHRVDPNVPIEDVAGTVKDLIQEGKVKYFGLSEAGAQTIRRAHAVQPVSALQSEYSLWTRQHEKEIMPTIEELGIGLVAYSPLGKGFLAGKIDESTKFAEGDIRNVLPRYTEEARMANKALLDLLDQFAERRHATPAQIALAWVLAQKPWIVPIPGTTKLHRLTENNGAAAIQLTAQELQEIEDASAQIDVVGSRYTEQMEKSTGL; encoded by the coding sequence ATGCAAACGCGCAAACTGGGAAACAGCGGTCTTGAGGTATCTGCCCTTGGTCTGGGCTGTATGGGCATGAGCTTTGGCTATGGCCCCGCTAAGGACACTAAAGAAATGATTTCGCTGATTCATGCTGCTGTGGAACAAGGTGTTACCTTCTTCGATACGGCTGAAGTATACGGTCCGTTCACGAACGAAGAACTGGTCGGCGAGGCCCTTGAGCCGTTCAAAGGCAACGTGGTAATTGCTACTAAATTCGGCTTTAATTTCCAGGATGGGAAACAGGTTGGATTGAATAGCCGTCCGTCAACCATCAGAGCAGTGGCCGAAGCGTCGATGAAGCGGCTCCGAGTAGATGCAATTGATTTATTCTACCAACACCGGGTTGACCCGAATGTACCAATAGAAGACGTAGCGGGAACGGTGAAGGACCTGATTCAGGAAGGTAAAGTGAAATACTTCGGTTTATCGGAAGCGGGCGCGCAAACCATCCGCCGGGCGCATGCCGTCCAGCCAGTTAGCGCTCTGCAAAGCGAGTATTCGCTCTGGACCCGCCAGCATGAAAAGGAGATCATGCCAACGATCGAGGAATTAGGCATCGGTTTGGTAGCGTATAGCCCGCTTGGAAAGGGTTTTCTGGCCGGTAAAATTGATGAAAGCACCAAATTTGCCGAAGGCGATATTCGTAATGTTCTGCCGAGATACACCGAAGAAGCTCGTATGGCCAATAAAGCCCTGCTGGATTTGCTGGACCAGTTTGCCGAACGCCGGCATGCTACGCCTGCTCAAATTGCCTTAGCCTGGGTGTTGGCGCAGAAACCCTGGATTGTTCCCATTCCGGGCACCACGAAGTTGCACCGCCTGACGGAAAACAACGGAGCCGCTGCTATTCAGCTAACGGCGCAGGAACTTCAGGAGATTGAGGATGCCTCTGCTCAAATTGATGTGGTCGGGTCTCGATACACCGAACAAATGGAGAAATCGACAGGGTTGTAA
- a CDS encoding SDR family oxidoreductase — protein MSNNSNNIEGKVIVITGASSGLGEAAARLLSKEGAIVVLGARRTGRIQSLADELTTAGGKALALETDVTDYEQVKKLVDIAIQTYGRIDVMINNAGLMPQSLLEKLKIDEWNQMIDVNIKGVLYGIAAVLPHMKAQKAGHIINVSSVAGHRVGPGSVVYSATKYAVRAISEGLRQEVKPYNVRSTIISPGAVATELPNTITDEETAQNINAFYEQYAIPADSFARAVAFAISQPEDVDINEILFRPTSQKS, from the coding sequence ATGAGCAATAATAGCAATAATATAGAAGGCAAGGTGATCGTCATCACTGGAGCTAGCAGCGGTCTGGGCGAAGCAGCAGCCAGACTTTTATCGAAAGAAGGTGCCATTGTCGTGCTAGGTGCCCGGCGCACTGGCCGTATCCAATCGTTGGCCGATGAACTGACAACTGCCGGTGGCAAGGCCCTGGCGCTGGAAACCGACGTTACCGACTACGAGCAGGTGAAGAAACTGGTCGATATCGCCATTCAGACCTACGGGCGTATCGACGTAATGATCAACAATGCGGGCCTGATGCCGCAATCCCTGCTGGAGAAACTCAAGATCGACGAGTGGAACCAGATGATCGATGTCAACATTAAGGGTGTTCTCTACGGAATTGCTGCCGTACTGCCGCACATGAAGGCCCAGAAGGCAGGCCATATCATCAATGTATCCTCCGTAGCCGGCCATCGGGTTGGTCCGGGGAGTGTCGTTTATTCCGCTACCAAATATGCTGTGCGGGCCATATCGGAAGGGCTTCGTCAGGAAGTAAAACCGTACAACGTCCGCTCAACCATCATCTCGCCGGGTGCAGTTGCGACCGAACTACCCAACACCATCACCGACGAAGAGACGGCCCAAAACATCAACGCATTTTACGAGCAGTATGCTATTCCGGCCGATTCGTTTGCAAGGGCAGTCGCTTTTGCCATCAGTCAGCCCGAGGACGTGGACATTAACGAGATTCTGTTCCGACCTACCAGCCAGAAGTCGTAG
- a CDS encoding NAD(P)-dependent alcohol dehydrogenase — protein MIAAKGYAAQTKDTQLAPWNLDRRDVGAHDVQFDITHCGVCHSDLHQIRDEWGGGIFPMVPGHEIVGRVVAVGNQVTKFKVGDLAGTGCMVDSCRVCANCQHGLEQYCTNGNTLTYNSLEQDKKTPTYGGYSNTIVVHEDFVLHIAETLDLAAAAPLLCAGITTYSPLRHWKVGKGHKLAVLGLGGLGHMGIKFGVAFGAEVTVLSTSPQKEADARKLGAHNFIVTSDPAQLESVTGYFDFILDSVSAEHDYNQYLALLKTDGVHICVGAPPTPSALLAFSLIPGRKSIAGSSIGGIAETQEMLDFCAENNIVSDIELINIEDIHPAYDRMLKGDVRYRFVIDMASL, from the coding sequence ATGATAGCTGCAAAAGGCTATGCCGCTCAAACTAAAGATACCCAATTGGCACCCTGGAATTTAGACCGACGTGACGTTGGTGCACACGATGTTCAATTTGATATTACGCATTGTGGTGTTTGTCATTCTGACCTTCACCAGATACGGGATGAGTGGGGCGGTGGCATTTTTCCGATGGTTCCCGGACACGAGATTGTAGGCCGGGTAGTAGCGGTCGGCAACCAGGTGACTAAATTTAAAGTTGGCGATCTGGCAGGTACCGGCTGCATGGTCGATTCATGCCGTGTCTGCGCTAATTGCCAGCACGGATTGGAGCAGTATTGCACCAACGGTAATACGCTCACCTACAACAGTCTGGAGCAGGATAAGAAAACGCCTACCTACGGAGGCTACTCGAATACCATTGTGGTACACGAAGATTTCGTACTCCACATTGCTGAAACGCTGGATTTGGCGGCCGCGGCCCCACTACTTTGTGCGGGTATCACGACGTACTCTCCCCTCCGGCACTGGAAGGTAGGCAAAGGGCATAAACTGGCCGTTCTGGGCTTGGGTGGCCTTGGACATATGGGGATAAAATTCGGTGTGGCGTTCGGTGCGGAGGTGACCGTTCTGAGTACCTCACCCCAAAAAGAAGCAGACGCCCGAAAGCTGGGTGCTCACAATTTTATCGTTACCAGCGACCCGGCCCAACTGGAATCTGTAACGGGTTATTTCGATTTTATTCTGGATAGTGTTTCGGCTGAGCACGACTACAATCAGTATCTCGCTCTGCTGAAAACCGACGGTGTACACATTTGCGTCGGCGCTCCTCCAACCCCGTCTGCCCTGTTGGCATTCAGCCTGATTCCCGGTCGAAAAAGCATCGCAGGATCAAGTATTGGTGGCATTGCAGAAACACAGGAAATGCTGGATTTCTGCGCTGAAAACAATATCGTATCCGACATTGAACTGATTAATATCGAAGACATACACCCGGCTTACGACCGTATGCTGAAAGGGGACGTCCGATACCGGTTTGTGATCGACATGGCGTCGCTGTAA
- a CDS encoding cupin domain-containing protein translates to MNTTENQNAIFTKGEKVPSEYFTGTAWLNMLVSNNSVFNTTVGNVVFEPGCRNNWHSHKGGQILICTDGEGYYQEKGKPIQLLRKGDVVQILPNLIHWHGATPDSEFTHIAIGPNSQLGAADWVEPVTDEEYNSYQP, encoded by the coding sequence ATGAATACCACAGAAAATCAAAACGCCATTTTTACGAAAGGCGAAAAAGTGCCGTCTGAATACTTCACGGGAACGGCCTGGCTGAACATGCTGGTTTCGAACAATTCTGTGTTCAATACCACTGTGGGCAACGTCGTTTTTGAGCCGGGTTGTCGAAACAACTGGCACAGCCATAAAGGCGGTCAAATCCTGATTTGTACCGATGGGGAAGGCTATTACCAGGAAAAAGGCAAGCCCATACAGTTGCTTCGCAAAGGCGATGTAGTACAAATCCTTCCGAATCTGATACACTGGCATGGGGCTACACCTGACAGCGAATTTACGCACATTGCCATCGGTCCCAATTCGCAATTAGGTGCTGCAGATTGGGTGGAACCGGTGACAGATGAAGAATACAACAGCTATCAGCCATAA
- a CDS encoding helix-turn-helix domain-containing protein: MVTKQLHRIKTISEYHRLRELPKPEHPLISLIDYGSIKHSPENNPVSWVFDFYSISLKRDFNAKMKYGQQEYDFDEGIMFFISPGQVFSIEVNKEPALKHSGWILLIHPDFLWNTPLAKAIKQYEYFDYSANEALHLSEKEETIIVDIMQNIGQEYHSTIDRFSQNIIIAQLELLLSYSERFYHRQFITRKITNHSILNRLENILTAYFNSDSLVNKGLPTVHYIAELLNVSPNYLSGLLKVLTGQSTQQHIHDKLIEKAKEKLSTTDLSISEIAFELGFEHSQSFSKLFKIKTNVSPLEFRQSFN; this comes from the coding sequence ATGGTAACCAAACAACTTCACAGGATTAAAACGATAAGCGAATATCATCGGCTCAGGGAATTACCCAAACCCGAACATCCGTTAATCAGTTTGATCGATTATGGATCGATCAAACATTCGCCCGAAAATAATCCGGTAAGCTGGGTATTCGATTTTTATTCGATCTCGCTTAAACGGGATTTCAATGCTAAAATGAAATATGGTCAGCAGGAATATGACTTCGATGAGGGTATCATGTTTTTCATATCACCCGGTCAGGTTTTTAGCATTGAGGTTAATAAAGAGCCCGCATTAAAACATTCAGGATGGATTTTACTCATCCATCCTGATTTTTTATGGAATACCCCTTTGGCAAAAGCCATAAAGCAATACGAATATTTCGATTACTCGGCTAACGAAGCTTTACATCTTTCAGAGAAAGAAGAAACAATTATTGTCGATATTATGCAAAATATCGGGCAGGAATATCACTCAACTATTGACAGATTCAGCCAGAACATTATTATCGCTCAACTGGAATTATTGCTCTCTTATTCGGAGCGATTTTATCATCGCCAATTCATAACACGAAAAATTACGAACCACAGCATCCTCAATCGCCTGGAAAATATTCTTACTGCTTATTTTAATAGTGATTCATTGGTAAACAAAGGCTTACCAACTGTTCACTATATTGCCGAATTATTAAATGTTTCACCCAATTATTTAAGTGGGCTACTTAAAGTATTAACGGGGCAAAGTACCCAGCAGCACATCCACGACAAGTTGATTGAAAAGGCAAAAGAAAAACTGTCTACTACCGATTTATCAATTAGCGAAATCGCCTTTGAATTAGGATTTGAACATTCACAGTCATTCAGCAAACTATTCAAGATAAAAACCAATGTGTCGCCGTTGGAATTCAGACAGTCATTCAATTAA
- a CDS encoding helix-turn-helix domain-containing protein produces the protein MDNPGAAPGSDFNADLKLKGFKVYEIKSESNIVRNYNRKDFYKICLNTGKNIIHYADRSFETDGSVLFFGNPHIPYSWEIVSPSYNGYACLFTENFLKGHDRSESLQESPLFRIDGTPIFSLSSEHKDFIATIYQKMIVEQDTDYVFKNDLIRNYINLLIHEALKLQPSENFSKHKNAAERIVSLFLELLERQFPIESIERPLQLKTAQDFANTLAVHVNHLNRSVKEVTGRPTTAHIAERIISEAKALLHHTDWSIADIAYGLGFDYTTYFNNFFKKMTGTAPGALRVQVV, from the coding sequence ATGGATAATCCTGGTGCTGCCCCTGGTTCTGATTTCAATGCTGACCTTAAACTCAAAGGGTTTAAGGTATACGAAATAAAGAGCGAGAGTAATATTGTTCGCAATTACAATCGGAAAGACTTTTACAAAATTTGTCTGAACACCGGTAAGAACATTATTCATTATGCGGACCGGAGCTTTGAAACCGACGGCAGCGTTTTGTTTTTTGGGAATCCCCATATCCCGTATTCCTGGGAAATCGTTTCACCATCGTATAACGGCTACGCCTGTCTCTTTACGGAAAATTTTTTAAAAGGGCATGACCGCTCGGAAAGCCTTCAGGAATCGCCCTTATTCAGAATAGACGGAACGCCTATTTTTTCGTTAAGCTCTGAACATAAGGACTTTATCGCTACGATATATCAGAAGATGATCGTAGAACAAGACACTGACTATGTCTTTAAAAATGATCTCATTCGGAACTACATCAATTTGCTTATTCATGAAGCGCTAAAATTGCAACCTTCAGAAAACTTTTCTAAACACAAAAATGCGGCAGAACGGATTGTCTCCTTGTTTCTTGAACTACTGGAAAGGCAGTTTCCCATTGAAAGTATCGAACGTCCGTTGCAATTGAAAACGGCACAGGATTTCGCGAATACGCTGGCTGTACACGTTAATCATCTCAATCGTTCGGTTAAAGAGGTTACCGGCAGGCCAACGACCGCCCATATTGCCGAACGAATTATCAGCGAAGCCAAAGCCCTGTTACACCATACCGACTGGAGCATTGCCGACATTGCTTATGGGCTGGGCTTCGACTATACCACTTATTTTAATAATTTCTTCAAAAAAATGACCGGAACAGCTCCCGGAGCATTGCGTGTGCAAGTTGTTTGA
- a CDS encoding NmrA family NAD(P)-binding protein, with protein sequence MQKQKNRKMKIIVTGSLGHISKPLTEELVQKGHAVTVISSKPEKQKDIDALGAKAAIGSLEDVDFLTTTFTGADAVYTMVPPANYFDHTLDLTAYYRRIGTNYAQAIGQSGLKRVVNLSSVGAHLDKGNGILIGAHDVEQILNNQLPDLAITHMRPVGFYYNLYGFVPMIKQQGFIEANYGAEEELVWVSPIDIAAAIAEEFETPLVGTKVRYVVSDELTGNETARILGAAIGKPDLTWILIPGEQWQRGLEAAGMNPRIAAGLIAMFASQHSGLLTEDYYRNKPAIMGNVKLTDFAKEFAASFKQE encoded by the coding sequence TTGCAGAAACAAAAAAATAGAAAAATGAAAATCATAGTGACGGGTTCATTAGGACACATCAGCAAGCCACTGACCGAAGAATTGGTGCAAAAAGGACATGCTGTAACGGTTATCAGCAGCAAGCCCGAAAAACAAAAAGACATTGACGCATTGGGTGCCAAAGCAGCCATCGGCTCGCTGGAAGATGTCGATTTTCTTACAACCACTTTTACTGGTGCAGATGCCGTCTATACAATGGTACCACCAGCCAACTACTTCGATCATACCCTCGATTTGACGGCGTATTATCGCAGAATCGGTACTAACTATGCACAAGCCATCGGGCAGTCGGGCCTAAAGCGTGTGGTTAATCTCAGTAGCGTTGGGGCTCATTTAGACAAAGGCAACGGGATTTTAATTGGTGCTCACGATGTAGAGCAAATTTTAAACAACCAATTGCCTGACCTAGCGATTACGCATATGCGGCCTGTTGGCTTCTATTACAATTTGTATGGCTTCGTGCCGATGATAAAACAGCAGGGCTTTATCGAGGCAAATTATGGGGCAGAAGAAGAACTGGTATGGGTTTCTCCAATCGATATTGCTGCCGCCATTGCTGAAGAATTCGAAACACCACTGGTTGGCACAAAGGTACGGTATGTGGTAAGCGATGAACTTACCGGCAATGAAACGGCCCGAATTTTAGGGGCGGCTATCGGGAAGCCGGATTTGACATGGATACTTATTCCTGGTGAACAATGGCAGCGTGGTTTAGAAGCGGCCGGGATGAATCCGCGCATCGCTGCCGGTTTGATTGCCATGTTTGCAAGCCAGCATAGTGGCTTATTAACCGAGGATTATTACCGCAATAAACCAGCGATTATGGGCAACGTAAAGCTGACGGATTTTGCCAAGGAATTTGCTGCCTCGTTTAAACAAGAATAA
- a CDS encoding HD domain-containing protein — MSAHNKKKILNDPVYGFISIPTDLLFDLVEHPFFQRLRRIKQLGLSEYVYPGALHTRFHHALGAMHLMGQATQTLKGKGHYLSDDECEAAQIAILLHDIGHGPFSHVLECCLLDDVHHEKISLLLMHELNRQFNGRLTMAISMFEGTYERPFFHQLISSQLDMDRMDYLNRDGYYTGVAEGAIGAERIIKMLDLVDDQLVVEAKGILSVENFLNARRLMYWQVYLHKTSICCESMLIQILRRARFLIRQGETVFAPQTFMLFLRESVSLDAFLASPAYIEAFTQLDDYDVWGCVKQWALHNDSVLSALCQMLLDRRLFKIMLSTEPFAGELLNELEEQLRQLGLPDEELSYFLVEGQATNAAYLPSGDRINIKLKSGKVIDIADASDLSNIRVLTNIVRRYYVCWAKELKIDNWVGK, encoded by the coding sequence ATGTCAGCGCATAACAAGAAGAAAATACTCAATGATCCGGTTTATGGATTCATTAGCATCCCGACCGACTTGTTGTTCGATTTGGTAGAGCATCCATTTTTCCAGCGATTGCGCCGGATTAAACAGTTAGGATTGTCGGAATATGTGTATCCGGGGGCACTGCATACCCGTTTTCACCATGCCCTGGGTGCCATGCACTTAATGGGGCAGGCTACCCAGACACTCAAAGGGAAAGGTCATTATTTGTCCGACGATGAATGTGAGGCCGCACAGATCGCTATTCTGCTTCACGATATTGGCCATGGGCCGTTTTCGCATGTGCTGGAATGTTGTCTGCTCGACGACGTACACCATGAAAAAATTTCGCTGCTGCTCATGCATGAACTGAATCGGCAGTTTAATGGCCGATTAACAATGGCCATCAGCATGTTTGAAGGAACGTACGAACGCCCATTTTTCCATCAACTGATTTCGAGTCAACTGGATATGGACCGTATGGACTACCTCAACCGCGACGGTTATTATACGGGCGTGGCCGAAGGAGCCATTGGTGCCGAGCGGATTATTAAGATGCTCGATTTGGTTGATGACCAGCTTGTAGTAGAAGCTAAAGGTATTTTGAGCGTCGAAAATTTTCTGAACGCCCGACGGTTGATGTACTGGCAGGTTTATCTGCACAAAACGTCCATTTGCTGCGAATCGATGCTGATTCAGATTCTGCGTCGGGCCCGGTTTCTTATCCGGCAGGGAGAGACGGTTTTTGCACCCCAGACGTTCATGTTGTTCTTACGCGAAAGCGTTTCGCTCGATGCTTTTCTGGCAAGCCCGGCCTATATCGAAGCCTTTACCCAATTAGACGATTACGATGTCTGGGGATGCGTTAAACAATGGGCATTGCACAACGATTCTGTATTGTCGGCACTTTGTCAGATGCTGCTCGATCGGCGTCTGTTCAAAATTATGCTCTCAACCGAACCGTTTGCGGGCGAATTGCTCAATGAACTCGAAGAGCAACTGCGTCAATTGGGTTTACCAGACGAAGAACTATCGTATTTTCTGGTAGAGGGCCAGGCAACGAATGCGGCTTACCTGCCCTCCGGCGACCGGATTAACATAAAGCTTAAATCCGGGAAGGTGATTGATATTGCCGATGCGTCTGATCTGTCAAATATTCGGGTGCTAACCAATATTGTCCGCCGATATTATGTTTGCTGGGCGAAAGAACTGAAAATAGATAACTGGGTAGGTAAATGA
- a CDS encoding NAD(P)H-binding protein yields MKNVIILGASGTIAKQVIDLLAKKEDINLTLFLRNARRLGSRDVSSYRVIEGNVLEYNQLKKAISGQDIVYVNLAGDLAAMTKNIVKAMHEEWVKKVIFISSIGIYDTPLRPVLTPYRKGADVFEASGLDYTILRPTWFTSADEVDYETTRKGEPEKGSVISQKSLATLIVDIIDHPEKYARENLGVNKPNS; encoded by the coding sequence ATGAAAAACGTAATTATTCTGGGTGCGAGTGGTACGATCGCGAAACAGGTTATTGATCTGTTAGCAAAAAAAGAGGATATCAACCTGACATTGTTTCTACGAAATGCCCGCCGATTAGGGAGCAGGGATGTTTCCAGCTATCGCGTCATTGAAGGCAATGTACTGGAGTATAACCAGCTAAAAAAAGCTATTTCCGGTCAGGATATCGTGTATGTGAATCTGGCAGGCGATCTGGCAGCAATGACCAAAAACATAGTAAAGGCCATGCATGAAGAATGGGTCAAAAAAGTCATCTTCATCAGCTCGATTGGTATTTATGATACGCCCTTAAGACCCGTTTTGACACCTTACCGCAAAGGGGCCGATGTGTTTGAAGCTTCAGGCCTTGACTACACGATTTTACGCCCAACCTGGTTTACCAGTGCGGATGAAGTGGATTACGAAACTACCCGAAAAGGCGAACCTGAGAAAGGTTCGGTCATTTCCCAGAAAAGCCTGGCAACGCTGATCGTCGATATTATTGATCATCCTGAAAAATATGCCCGTGAAAACCTGGGTGTAAACAAACCCAATTCGTAA
- a CDS encoding DUF4242 domain-containing protein, translated as MPKYVIEREIPGAGNLTPDELKGISQTSCDVLRAMGPEIQWVESYVTTDKIYCVYNAPDEALIREHAKQGGFPANVVSKVSAIIDPTTAE; from the coding sequence ATGCCTAAGTATGTTATTGAACGAGAAATCCCAGGAGCAGGAAACTTAACCCCCGACGAATTGAAAGGGATTTCACAAACCTCTTGTGATGTTCTAAGAGCGATGGGTCCTGAAATTCAGTGGGTAGAAAGCTACGTCACGACGGATAAAATCTATTGTGTTTACAATGCGCCTGACGAAGCCCTGATTCGGGAACATGCAAAACAAGGCGGATTTCCGGCCAATGTCGTCAGTAAGGTCTCAGCGATTATCGATCCGACAACGGCAGAATAA